CCTCGTAGGCGGGTGGCTGCCCTTGACCGTCGTTGGACGCGCTGACGCCGAAGGCCAGCACCCCGACGACAAGTGCCGTCGTTGCCGCCCCGATCAGGAGCATCGTCCTTCTGCGCGAAGGCGGCGAAGGGGCAGGGGACGCAGCAACGTCGTCCTGTCGTAGCTGTTCTTGACGCTCGGCCTTGTGGCCATGCGCCACGTCGGCGGGAGGAGCGATCGGTTTGACTACCGGCGTGGAACCGGTGGACCTTGGGCCACTCACCTCAGCAGCCACGATGTCCGCAGGAGGCCCTAGTCGTTCGAGGACGGTGCGGACCGCTTCGGCGTGCCGGGCGTCTGCTTCCTCCAGGCCGGCATCTATGTGCTCAACGATCTCCTGCTTGAGCTCCTCGCGCCGATCAGCGGGGAGGA
This region of Streptomyces caelestis genomic DNA includes:
- a CDS encoding HAAS signaling domain-containing protein, with amino-acid sequence MTSRRNQLIDEYLHRFDNASVFLPADRREELKQEIVEHIDAGLEEADARHAEAVRTVLERLGPPADIVAAEVSGPRSTGSTPVVKPIAPPADVAHGHKAERQEQLRQDDVAASPAPSPPSRRRTMLLIGAATTALVVGVLAFGVSASNDGQGQPPAYEGPAITPSESEGAGSTSPGEWPTDAGDEPTAPPSAGLSEGPDDPTASTS